Within Verrucomicrobiia bacterium, the genomic segment AGGTCGGGCAGCCAGTTTTCCTTCTTATCCCCATCCGCCACTGGCATGTAGGGTGCTTTATCAGCCCCCCGAGCTTGGAGTGCTCGAAATGGCCAGTATTTCAGAAGACGAAAACCAGCAACTGCTTCGAACAGTCGAGATGTTCGAAGCGATAACGGAGTCCCAGCCGGACGACTACCAGTCCTGGGAAATCCTCAAGGAGGCCTATAGCAAACTGGGCCGGCGCCCGGAGAGTCTGCGCGCCTCCAAGAAGCTGGCGAACGCCCACATCTCTCTCGGCCAGATTTCACAAGCGATCCTCGAGTTCGAAGGAATCCTGCAGGAATATCCTGATGACCCCGAGGTGTTGGCCGCCCTTTCGGAAATCGAGGCAAAAACCTCCCAGCTTTCCCCTGCCCGTCAACCCTCTGGGGCGCCGCCGTTGCGTGAGGACTCCAAGCCGACACCATCTGACCCGACGCTGGTCGCCGGGGCAGCGGCGCCCCCCTCTTCCTTGCCAGTGAAACAAGCGCCCGAGAACGGCAACAAGGCGTTGGTCGATGTGCTCCTCGCCGAGAAGTTGATCACAGAGCAGGCTGTCGAACCGCTCCTCAAACGCCTCGCGTCGAGTCCCGCGGGCAATGGCGAAAACGCACAGGCCTGCACGCTTTCGCAGGTGCTGGTCGATGAACAATTGATCA encodes:
- a CDS encoding tetratricopeptide repeat protein, encoding MASISEDENQQLLRTVEMFEAITESQPDDYQSWEILKEAYSKLGRRPESLRASKKLANAHISLGQISQAILEFEGILQEYPDDPEVLAALSEIEAKTSQLSPARQPSGAPPLREDSKPTPSDPTLVAGAAAPPSSLPVKQAPENGNKALVDVLLAEKLITEQAVEPLLKRLASSPAGNGENAQACTLSQVLVDEQLIKLEDFLSLLVERSGLPYLPLSTYDVDRDAVCLLPRDLCFANCIVPFDLISRSVLIATANPFDMQLRSQAEVMLAYNVFWYVTSPEEIHSALRRAHGLDTKHPQGTRMPGKP